Proteins encoded together in one Elusimicrobiota bacterium window:
- a CDS encoding glycosyltransferase family 39 protein, translating into MKAWRAAALGVCALVLAGNAWHILHHKAPPAWDDAWYLENSFRFYYALKQSMAAFAWEYVVSFKIKAPLISVLPLPFYWLFGPGERAALWVNQLALSLCWVFCYKIGRKLYGEKAGLLSVIFAALMPMLYGLSRIYLVECVLATLVTWTQWRILQIKEKERGFSLGLILGLGLLAKSLFPIYALSSIWLMRRELRPQAKTAALAAVLVAGTWYAFNWPYALGFAWSAGFGAIGKDYGPGGSGPWARFVSPQLQFLGQGLSFSCVAVFFSLILLNWRKMGELSPSKFLAGWFLLPWLAWTMGVNKELRYLAPALPALAIGLGACAASWASGRLRRSLLGLIILIPLGVFSSQTFGWPEARALAYNGPPSNNPGWDRAALVAAAARHAGPGSVIAVALEHPFLNANNLSSLAAAEGRGYRFINLGYAQSSAEGALIRLKDKSADFLILVRDAPKGDLSPLLNRANAGLMSAVRHGTLPTLKLESVPLFPGVHAELYRILGR; encoded by the coding sequence ATGAAGGCTTGGCGCGCCGCAGCCCTCGGCGTCTGCGCTTTGGTCCTGGCCGGCAACGCCTGGCATATCCTCCATCACAAGGCGCCCCCGGCCTGGGACGACGCCTGGTACTTGGAAAACAGCTTCCGCTTTTACTACGCCCTCAAGCAAAGTATGGCCGCCTTCGCTTGGGAGTATGTCGTTTCCTTCAAGATCAAGGCCCCTCTCATTTCCGTCCTGCCTCTTCCGTTTTACTGGCTGTTTGGGCCGGGCGAGAGGGCGGCGCTTTGGGTGAATCAACTCGCCCTGTCCCTGTGCTGGGTATTCTGCTACAAGATCGGTCGAAAGCTCTATGGAGAGAAGGCCGGCCTTCTCTCCGTCATTTTCGCAGCACTCATGCCAATGTTGTACGGACTATCCCGGATTTACTTGGTGGAATGCGTCCTGGCAACGTTAGTCACCTGGACCCAGTGGAGAATCCTCCAAATAAAAGAAAAAGAGAGAGGATTCTCCCTGGGGCTCATCCTAGGGCTTGGCCTGCTGGCCAAGTCCCTTTTTCCGATCTACGCCCTGTCCAGCATTTGGCTCATGCGCCGGGAACTCCGGCCGCAAGCAAAGACTGCGGCGCTTGCGGCCGTCCTGGTCGCCGGGACCTGGTACGCCTTCAATTGGCCGTACGCCTTGGGGTTCGCCTGGAGCGCGGGCTTCGGGGCCATCGGGAAAGACTACGGGCCCGGCGGTTCGGGCCCGTGGGCGCGGTTTGTCTCCCCTCAATTGCAGTTCTTGGGGCAAGGCCTGTCTTTTAGTTGCGTAGCGGTTTTTTTCTCCCTCATCCTGTTGAACTGGAGGAAAATGGGCGAGCTCTCCCCATCCAAATTTCTAGCGGGATGGTTTTTATTGCCATGGCTCGCCTGGACGATGGGAGTCAACAAGGAACTGCGCTATCTGGCCCCGGCCTTGCCGGCCTTGGCCATAGGACTAGGGGCCTGCGCCGCCTCCTGGGCCAGTGGAAGGCTTCGAAGAAGCCTTCTGGGGCTCATCATCCTGATTCCACTCGGAGTATTCAGCTCCCAAACTTTCGGCTGGCCCGAGGCTCGCGCCCTAGCCTATAACGGCCCCCCCTCGAATAACCCCGGCTGGGACCGCGCCGCTTTGGTCGCCGCGGCCGCCAGGCACGCGGGTCCGGGCTCGGTCATCGCGGTGGCTCTGGAGCACCCGTTTCTCAACGCCAACAATTTGAGTTCGCTCGCAGCGGCCGAAGGCCGCGGTTATCGCTTCATCAACCTGGGCTACGCCCAGAGTTCGGCCGAAGGGGCGCTCATTAGACTTAAAGACAAAAGTGCGGATTTCCTCATTCTAGTCCGGGACGCTCCAAAGGGTGATCTCTCACCACTCCTTAATCGAGCCAATGCGGGACTCATGAGCGCCGTGCGCCATGGGACTTTGCCCACTCTCAAGTTGGAATCCGTTCCCCTCTTCCCCGGCGTCCACGCCGAGCTTTACCGAATTTTAGGCCGGTGA
- a CDS encoding oligosaccharide flippase family protein, which produces MRLKSAVPHAKLPETLSHYDALLLPYADDEYNRGVIPAKLYECLATGLAVLASPLPALRHMGDCLYLVKTPAEWVEAANGLPETETPERRAGRVRKAREHAQAKAFSELKGAMEASLAQARHEPGSASPTPNQHLMAFLRGFTWIGFLYGLAKASTLLTQVAAGRWLGPIEYGKANLVLAAAAYLQILPMMGFPLAMSKFVSEEKKPAERSKIISTTFTTFLLWGSLWLLAAAAGRESIAGILSLPIPLFNLSLAFAYFTAFYIVVSSPLLGLKRFDYRGAAEAIYGLSAPAFLIFYALKGPPNHEALIITLCSSLAVAALYSLWTLRTYLKPAFEPSAFRLIFRYALVATLNLLAIACVLGPARLILHHHHHSAQEVGIFSAYFTSTAQVSLAFLYMLSSVLVPLASSAEGQRATWRTFRKFFLPMALGAMGFFLAAEAAALSLFGRQYPFRLDWAALFAAAAALILIHGVAAALYSARDFRGLCISVAGSLVAGLSNAALGLLLIPRWGITGAVLALVGAYGLGLAAYALASSLQKK; this is translated from the coding sequence GTGAGGCTGAAGTCGGCGGTGCCGCACGCCAAACTGCCGGAAACACTCTCCCATTACGACGCGCTCCTGCTTCCTTACGCCGACGACGAGTACAACCGCGGCGTGATCCCGGCCAAGCTCTACGAGTGCCTGGCCACAGGGCTTGCTGTGCTGGCCAGCCCCTTGCCCGCGCTCAGGCACATGGGCGACTGCCTCTACCTCGTCAAAACCCCCGCGGAGTGGGTCGAGGCCGCAAATGGCCTGCCCGAAACCGAGACTCCCGAGCGCCGCGCCGGCCGGGTGCGCAAGGCCCGCGAGCACGCCCAAGCCAAGGCGTTCTCGGAACTGAAGGGGGCTATGGAAGCTTCCCTCGCCCAGGCTCGGCACGAGCCGGGCTCGGCCTCGCCGACCCCAAACCAGCACTTGATGGCCTTTTTACGGGGATTTACCTGGATCGGGTTCCTCTATGGCCTGGCCAAGGCCTCCACCTTGCTCACCCAAGTGGCGGCGGGGCGCTGGCTCGGGCCGATCGAATACGGCAAGGCGAACCTCGTGCTCGCCGCCGCCGCGTATCTTCAGATACTGCCCATGATGGGCTTCCCCCTGGCCATGAGCAAATTCGTTTCCGAGGAGAAAAAACCCGCCGAGCGTTCCAAGATCATCTCCACGACGTTCACTACCTTCCTGCTTTGGGGAAGTCTTTGGCTCCTGGCGGCCGCTGCGGGCCGCGAGTCTATCGCTGGCATTCTCTCTCTCCCCATCCCGCTATTCAACCTCTCCCTCGCCTTCGCTTATTTCACGGCCTTCTACATCGTGGTCTCAAGCCCTCTTCTCGGCCTCAAGCGCTTCGACTACCGGGGCGCGGCCGAGGCCATTTATGGGCTTTCCGCGCCGGCCTTCCTAATTTTCTACGCCCTGAAGGGCCCGCCCAACCATGAGGCCCTCATCATAACTTTGTGCTCGAGCCTCGCGGTGGCCGCGCTCTATTCCCTGTGGACTTTGAGGACCTACCTCAAGCCCGCCTTTGAGCCTTCGGCCTTTCGGCTCATTTTCCGATACGCCTTGGTCGCCACCTTGAACCTCCTGGCCATCGCCTGCGTCCTGGGGCCCGCACGGCTCATTCTCCACCACCACCACCACTCGGCCCAGGAGGTCGGGATTTTCAGCGCCTACTTCACCTCCACCGCCCAGGTGAGCCTCGCCTTCCTTTACATGCTGAGCTCGGTCCTAGTGCCGCTGGCCAGCTCCGCCGAGGGCCAGCGCGCCACGTGGAGGACTTTTAGGAAATTCTTCCTGCCCATGGCCCTAGGAGCCATGGGCTTTTTCCTCGCGGCCGAGGCCGCGGCTCTCTCCCTCTTCGGCCGGCAATATCCTTTCCGGCTAGACTGGGCGGCGCTCTTCGCGGCGGCCGCGGCCCTCATCTTGATCCACGGCGTGGCCGCGGCCCTGTATTCGGCCAGGGACTTCCGCGGCCTCTGCATATCGGTCGCGGGCTCCTTGGTGGCGGGCCTCTCCAACGCGGCGCTGGGACTTCTGCTCATCCCGCGCTGGGGCATCACGGGCGCGGTCCTGGCCTTGGTCGGGGCCTACGGCCTGGGGCTGGCCGCCTACGCATTGGCCTCGTCGCTCCAGAAGAAATGA
- a CDS encoding polysaccharide deacetylase family protein, protein MSLKHLAYRGLSRLWALRPAARPKAGLRALLYHSIGSTVPNDHYGLSLSPRRFEEHLEALAEARADWEWALFAKPRPDRLQVAITFDDGYKDTLRVAAPLLAKRGIPFTVFVASSYVLSKNSLYLTAKELKELSQFKNVLIGAHGHHHKALSSLGADALSNELVKSREILEDLLGKPVTTLSYPHGAVNRRVRDAASAAGYALGGCSRYGLNAPDRDPLLLCRTELTAWDTARDFSLKLEGSWDWFAWRRRDPAR, encoded by the coding sequence ATGAGCCTAAAACACCTGGCCTACCGAGGCCTCTCGCGCCTTTGGGCCCTGCGCCCTGCGGCCCGGCCGAAGGCCGGGCTGAGGGCGCTCTTGTACCATTCAATAGGCTCCACCGTTCCGAACGACCATTACGGCCTCAGCCTCTCCCCGCGCCGATTCGAGGAACACCTGGAGGCCCTGGCCGAGGCCAGGGCCGACTGGGAGTGGGCTCTCTTTGCCAAGCCCCGCCCCGACCGTCTCCAAGTTGCCATTACCTTCGACGATGGCTACAAGGACACCTTGCGCGTAGCGGCCCCCCTCCTGGCCAAGCGCGGCATCCCGTTCACGGTGTTCGTGGCTTCGAGCTATGTCTTGAGCAAAAATTCCCTTTATCTGACGGCAAAAGAGTTGAAAGAACTCTCCCAATTTAAAAACGTTCTGATTGGAGCCCATGGCCATCACCATAAAGCCCTGAGCTCGCTCGGGGCTGACGCGCTGTCCAATGAGCTGGTGAAAAGCCGCGAAATTTTGGAAGACCTCCTGGGCAAGCCCGTCACAACTCTCTCCTATCCTCATGGAGCCGTCAACCGGAGAGTACGAGACGCGGCCTCCGCCGCCGGCTACGCTCTCGGCGGCTGCAGCCGCTACGGCTTGAACGCGCCGGACCGCGACCCCCTACTTCTCTGCCGCACCGAGCTCACGGCTTGGGACACGGCGCGCGATTTTTCCCTGAAGCTCGAGGGAAGCTGGGATTGGTTTGCCTGGAGGCGCCGTGACCCGGCTCGCTGA
- a CDS encoding peptidoglycan bridge formation glycyltransferase FemA/FemB family protein, with protein MARPFPMVTWRLLPESYPDAAWDAILQGLPDGNPFQGSSWARHKENFGWRALRALAIGEDGAPLAATQFLAKRRLGFTVLWARGGPLGGPELWDDGLRSVLRESGGSGPVYMRFCSYRPQNGSVETLVKNGWQHPTKALNRNLTFLLELAPEEELRRGLSANWAHNLRRGLKRSRPRVWENPKPEDVIAVYRMMENYKGMHAQYRQEELGSLLKHFSSSWLLLRADDDAGNPIALRACATQDGKAWDLLAASSQAGRQSYASYALLWNLLQICRERGVKTYDLGGADPEKAKGVHDFKKGTGARELEYLGEWDWAWPGILRGPCGALLSRFASKA; from the coding sequence GTGGCTCGCCCATTTCCTATGGTGACCTGGAGGCTTTTGCCCGAGAGCTACCCGGACGCGGCTTGGGATGCAATTCTCCAGGGGTTGCCTGACGGCAACCCCTTCCAAGGCTCGTCCTGGGCGCGCCACAAGGAGAACTTCGGCTGGCGCGCCTTGAGGGCCCTCGCCATTGGCGAGGACGGCGCTCCTTTGGCCGCGACGCAATTCCTCGCCAAGAGGCGCCTCGGGTTCACCGTGCTCTGGGCCCGCGGCGGGCCCTTGGGCGGCCCCGAGCTTTGGGACGATGGCCTGCGTTCAGTTTTACGGGAGTCCGGCGGGAGCGGACCGGTTTATATGCGATTCTGCTCGTACCGTCCCCAGAACGGCTCCGTTGAGACGCTGGTAAAAAACGGCTGGCAGCACCCCACCAAGGCGCTCAACCGCAATCTCACCTTCCTGCTGGAGCTAGCACCCGAGGAGGAATTGCGGCGCGGGCTCTCGGCCAATTGGGCGCACAACTTGCGCCGGGGGCTGAAGCGATCACGTCCTCGGGTTTGGGAGAATCCCAAACCCGAGGACGTGATCGCAGTGTACCGGATGATGGAGAATTACAAAGGGATGCATGCGCAGTACCGCCAAGAGGAGCTGGGGTCACTTTTAAAACACTTCAGCTCCTCATGGCTACTACTACGCGCCGACGACGACGCAGGCAACCCGATCGCCCTGCGCGCCTGTGCTACGCAGGACGGCAAGGCTTGGGATCTTCTGGCCGCTTCCTCCCAGGCCGGACGGCAAAGCTACGCCTCCTATGCCCTCCTCTGGAATCTTCTCCAGATATGCCGCGAGCGCGGGGTCAAGACCTACGACCTCGGGGGAGCCGATCCCGAGAAGGCCAAGGGCGTGCATGACTTCAAGAAAGGGACCGGGGCCCGCGAGCTCGAGTACCTGGGCGAATGGGATTGGGCTTGGCCCGGAATTTTGCGCGGGCCCTGCGGGGCGCTTCTTAGCCGTTTCGCCTCCAAAGCATGA
- a CDS encoding DegT/DnrJ/EryC1/StrS family aminotransferase gives MDNLALAAAVYAPPPAATPWRLEDLAPGHELTFHSFGRRALAAGLRASDIGPGENVLFPEFICRDLLSAAAAVGARPAFYPVSAELEPASPPETWPGAKAVVAVNFFGFPQSLAPFRDYCRRTGAILIEDNAHGLFSRDEDGRLLGLRADMGIFSLRKSLALPNGAALALSGGRAWKSGPAPTFAPSGDLRFKLKNSYRMLAGACGARASLAGLRLFRTLRRLGNGSSTEKPAAERELPLPAEPCLELSRPIAVADPEIEAARRRELYALVENALCQAELRPVFEALPEGVVPYGYPFRAEPQGLPKALAALKRLGLYPLPWPDLPDSVAARAPKHYKNVWLAHFLW, from the coding sequence GTGGATAACTTGGCGCTCGCCGCCGCCGTCTACGCCCCGCCTCCGGCGGCCACGCCTTGGCGTCTCGAGGATTTGGCGCCGGGGCACGAACTGACTTTCCACAGCTTCGGCCGGCGGGCCCTGGCCGCCGGCCTGAGGGCCTCGGACATCGGGCCCGGCGAGAATGTCCTTTTTCCAGAGTTCATTTGCCGGGATCTTTTGTCCGCGGCGGCGGCAGTCGGGGCCCGGCCGGCATTTTACCCGGTCAGCGCGGAGCTCGAACCGGCCTCGCCTCCCGAGACTTGGCCCGGCGCCAAGGCCGTGGTCGCGGTGAATTTCTTCGGCTTCCCGCAGTCCCTGGCGCCCTTCCGCGACTATTGCCGGAGGACGGGGGCCATCCTGATCGAGGACAACGCCCACGGTCTCTTCAGCCGGGACGAGGACGGTCGTCTCCTCGGCCTGCGCGCGGACATGGGGATTTTCAGCCTGCGCAAGAGCCTGGCTCTGCCCAACGGCGCCGCTTTGGCGCTCTCTGGCGGCCGCGCCTGGAAGAGCGGCCCCGCTCCGACGTTCGCTCCAAGCGGGGACCTCCGGTTCAAACTCAAGAATTCCTATCGGATGCTGGCCGGGGCCTGCGGCGCGCGCGCAAGCCTGGCGGGCCTGCGGCTTTTCAGGACACTGCGCCGATTGGGAAACGGCAGCTCGACCGAAAAACCGGCCGCAGAGCGCGAACTCCCCTTGCCGGCCGAGCCATGTCTGGAGCTCAGCCGTCCCATCGCCGTCGCCGATCCCGAGATTGAAGCGGCTCGGCGCAGAGAACTTTATGCGCTCGTGGAGAACGCTCTGTGTCAAGCGGAGCTGCGTCCTGTCTTCGAGGCATTGCCCGAGGGCGTCGTTCCCTACGGCTACCCTTTCCGAGCCGAGCCGCAGGGATTGCCTAAAGCTCTAGCGGCCCTCAAGCGGCTCGGCCTTTACCCGCTGCCCTGGCCCGACCTGCCGGACTCGGTGGCCGCGCGCGCGCCCAAGCATTATAAGAACGTGTGGCTCGCCCATTTCCTATGGTGA
- a CDS encoding glycosyltransferase: MPKATVSVVIPAYNAAAFIEKTLDSVRAQTFADYEIVVTDDGSSDGTHEVVENYLNRHHLSGSCLRQPNKKIAAARNAGMRAAEGRYIALLDHDDLWRPEKLAVVMSEFERHPEADLICHNENVTKDGKVVRLSRNGPTEPRMYERLLFRGNALSPSASVFLRDKALEIGGFRENPEFNTVEDYDFWMRLSRVARFHFLDQVLGEYQLVERAASRRIEYHHGNLEALLKDHFKTYFGDDDGLISRLRKRKRLSAVYRSALGQLMSYGEEPEKQRQYALKMLRTFPFDLKNAVKALSWAWRELDRKVIHKNFPGSFCG; this comes from the coding sequence ATGCCCAAGGCCACGGTTTCGGTCGTCATCCCCGCCTACAACGCCGCCGCCTTCATCGAGAAGACCTTGGACTCGGTGCGGGCCCAGACCTTCGCGGACTACGAGATCGTGGTGACCGATGATGGCTCCTCGGATGGAACGCATGAGGTGGTGGAAAACTACCTTAACCGCCACCACCTGTCTGGCTCCTGCCTGCGTCAGCCCAACAAGAAGATCGCCGCCGCCCGCAACGCGGGCATGCGCGCGGCCGAGGGCCGCTACATAGCGCTTCTTGACCACGACGACCTCTGGCGCCCGGAGAAGCTCGCGGTCGTGATGTCCGAGTTCGAGAGGCACCCGGAAGCGGATCTTATCTGCCACAACGAGAACGTCACCAAGGACGGAAAGGTCGTCCGCCTTTCGCGCAACGGCCCGACCGAGCCTCGCATGTACGAGCGCCTGCTCTTTAGGGGCAACGCGCTCTCCCCCTCGGCTTCGGTTTTCCTTAGGGACAAGGCCCTCGAGATCGGGGGCTTCCGCGAGAACCCCGAGTTCAACACCGTGGAGGATTACGATTTCTGGATGAGGCTCTCGCGCGTGGCGCGCTTCCATTTCCTCGACCAGGTCCTAGGCGAGTACCAGCTGGTCGAGCGCGCGGCCTCTCGGCGGATCGAGTATCACCACGGCAACCTGGAGGCCCTGCTCAAGGACCACTTCAAAACATACTTCGGCGACGACGACGGCCTCATCAGCCGCTTGCGAAAACGCAAGCGGCTTTCAGCAGTCTACCGCTCCGCTTTGGGTCAGCTCATGAGCTACGGCGAGGAGCCCGAGAAGCAGCGCCAGTACGCCCTGAAAATGCTCCGGACCTTCCCGTTCGACCTCAAGAACGCCGTCAAGGCGCTATCTTGGGCCTGGAGGGAGCTCGACCGGAAAGTTATCCACAAAAACTTCCCGGGAAGTTTTTGTGGATAA
- a CDS encoding SDR family oxidoreductase has product MPKTNTILVTGGTGLLGKGLEETAPKGLKILSLHQRDYAVPDSKAKHVVLDIRDKRKVDALFKKYRFSAVIHAAGIASVDYVEKHYAESLESNIVGTLNVSSACRRHGIYMIYVSTNAVFDGKAAPYRESDPVRPVNKYGRIKVECERLVSETLERFAVARPILMYGWNHVVCRPNPATWIYEKLLRGEEAPLVNDVYENPLFNRQCGKALWAMARKTPSGVFHLAGRDVVNRHEFGLAVAEAFGLDKSLIKPVASSYFPSIAPRPKNTSFLTGRMERELGVAPLGLKEGLEAMKDSMRAGI; this is encoded by the coding sequence ATGCCTAAAACTAACACTATTCTGGTCACGGGGGGCACCGGGCTCCTGGGCAAGGGCCTGGAGGAAACCGCCCCCAAGGGCCTCAAGATATTGAGCCTGCACCAGCGCGACTACGCGGTGCCCGATTCCAAAGCCAAGCACGTCGTCCTCGACATCCGCGACAAGCGCAAGGTGGACGCCCTTTTCAAGAAATACCGATTCTCCGCGGTAATCCACGCCGCCGGCATCGCGAGCGTGGACTACGTGGAGAAGCATTACGCCGAGAGCCTCGAGTCCAACATCGTGGGCACCCTCAACGTAAGCTCGGCCTGCCGGCGCCACGGAATATATATGATCTATGTTTCCACGAACGCGGTCTTCGACGGCAAAGCCGCCCCCTACCGCGAGTCCGACCCCGTGCGCCCGGTCAACAAGTACGGCCGGATCAAGGTGGAGTGCGAGAGGCTCGTGAGCGAGACCTTGGAGCGCTTCGCCGTCGCCCGCCCCATCCTCATGTACGGTTGGAACCACGTGGTTTGCCGGCCCAACCCCGCCACATGGATCTACGAGAAGCTCCTGCGCGGCGAGGAAGCGCCCCTCGTCAACGACGTCTACGAAAACCCCCTCTTCAACCGCCAATGCGGCAAGGCTCTCTGGGCCATGGCGCGCAAAACCCCGTCCGGGGTTTTCCACCTCGCCGGCAGGGACGTGGTCAACCGCCACGAGTTCGGCCTGGCCGTGGCCGAGGCCTTCGGTCTCGACAAGTCCCTGATCAAGCCCGTGGCGAGCTCCTATTTTCCCAGCATAGCGCCCCGCCCAAAGAACACCTCCTTCTTGACGGGCCGCATGGAGCGCGAGCTAGGCGTCGCTCCCCTGGGCCTCAAGGAAGGCCTCGAGGCCATGAAGGATTCCATGAGGGCCGGAATTTAA
- a CDS encoding formylglycine-generating enzyme family protein: protein MKILCLVLLAGTRAWAGESALGELNLIAGHQVQAPAPPVEAERKDDPKSLDMSRARRLFNGGLLPDPRKMAGKVYRLSARASLEPYGKSELVPELQFEYDPTIYLVYRSADGKQANESIPLSRIKDKEALAWRWWGVLPDGSNSGVGVEYKFRCKALDRAYQKLLCQVRRSYFQAGEFAAGDVFYELYVQVAKDVTPRTRAQPRALKPMDAFNKKIAGIAAKFIPIKPGQFQMGSPAGEQDRGADEAQHTVEISKAFEMQATEVTQFQYLLVTGNNPSSFQTVQDCAGARRQVVNGVELFCPHHPVESVSWDETQEFIKRLNQMQSRYAYRLPTEAEWEYAARAGSLSAYSFGDAGGLDQYAWFNDNSGGRTHAAAVKKANPWGLYDMHGNVWEWVQDWYGPYPGETVTNPAGPSTGSSRVLRGGSWFSDAGGLRSAVRYSGVPGGRYGGVGFRLVRSSR from the coding sequence ATGAAGATTCTCTGCTTGGTTCTATTGGCAGGCACCCGGGCCTGGGCGGGCGAGAGCGCCCTGGGGGAGCTTAATCTTATCGCGGGCCATCAGGTCCAGGCGCCGGCGCCTCCCGTTGAGGCCGAGAGGAAAGACGATCCCAAGAGTTTGGACATGTCAAGGGCTCGGCGCCTGTTCAACGGGGGACTGCTCCCGGATCCGAGAAAGATGGCCGGGAAAGTCTACCGCCTGTCGGCCCGGGCCTCGCTTGAGCCCTATGGAAAATCGGAATTGGTGCCCGAACTGCAATTTGAGTATGACCCAACGATTTATTTGGTTTACAGGTCCGCCGATGGGAAACAGGCAAACGAGAGCATTCCTTTGAGCAGGATTAAAGACAAAGAGGCCCTGGCTTGGAGGTGGTGGGGTGTGCTGCCGGACGGTTCTAACAGCGGTGTTGGTGTGGAGTATAAATTCCGCTGCAAGGCCTTGGATCGTGCATATCAAAAGCTGCTTTGCCAGGTACGCCGGTCCTATTTCCAGGCCGGAGAGTTCGCTGCCGGGGATGTTTTTTATGAGCTCTACGTGCAGGTCGCCAAGGACGTGACGCCTCGCACAAGGGCGCAGCCGAGGGCTTTGAAGCCGATGGATGCTTTCAACAAGAAAATCGCGGGAATTGCCGCCAAATTTATCCCAATAAAGCCCGGACAATTCCAGATGGGCAGTCCCGCCGGCGAGCAAGACCGGGGTGCGGACGAAGCCCAACACACGGTCGAGATTTCCAAGGCCTTTGAAATGCAGGCGACTGAAGTGACCCAGTTCCAGTATCTCTTGGTGACGGGAAACAATCCTTCCAGTTTTCAAACGGTGCAGGATTGCGCCGGCGCGCGCCGCCAAGTCGTCAACGGGGTCGAGCTTTTTTGCCCCCATCATCCGGTGGAAAGCGTCTCTTGGGACGAGACCCAGGAATTCATCAAGCGCCTAAATCAGATGCAGAGCCGGTACGCTTATCGGCTTCCCACCGAGGCGGAATGGGAGTACGCGGCTCGGGCGGGTAGTCTCTCCGCCTATTCTTTCGGGGATGCTGGCGGTTTAGATCAGTATGCCTGGTTCAACGATAATTCAGGAGGACGCACCCATGCCGCGGCCGTAAAAAAAGCCAATCCCTGGGGCCTCTATGACATGCACGGCAATGTCTGGGAATGGGTGCAAGACTGGTATGGTCCGTATCCCGGTGAGACCGTGACCAATCCTGCGGGGCCTTCTACAGGCTCGTCCCGGGTCCTTCGTGGCGGTTCCTGGTTCAGCGATGCCGGGGGCCTGCGCTCCGCCGTTCGCTACTCCGGCGTCCCGGGCGGCCGCTACGGCGGCGTTGGGTTTCGCCTCGTGAGGTCGAGTCGTTGA
- a CDS encoding FkbM family methyltransferase — MGLKREVAGLAARWVSGALDALGSLRPLRRFMLRTGGKLRFTESEVKVNGQALRLHTPNELSLFRAETYFTKEPETLEWIDSFEGEGVLFDIGANVGTYSLYAAKKGLEVLAFEPEAQNFAGLNRNIAVNGLDDKITALNVALSDRTAVDRLHLSALSFAAANHSLGASVDFNGNPRSAGFRQGILSYSLDGFLEAFPVPFPNYIKLDVDGLESKIVAGAQKTLADPRLRSLLIEINEALPKDLAIVETLRGLGFLAEKKPRAPMPDSQIYEKLFNYVFRRNR, encoded by the coding sequence ATGGGACTTAAGCGCGAGGTCGCTGGTCTTGCCGCCCGTTGGGTTTCGGGCGCCCTGGATGCCCTCGGATCTTTGAGGCCCCTGCGCCGGTTTATGCTGAGGACGGGGGGGAAACTTCGCTTCACCGAGTCGGAGGTGAAAGTGAACGGCCAGGCCCTGCGCCTCCACACCCCTAACGAGCTCTCCCTATTTCGGGCGGAGACCTACTTCACCAAGGAGCCGGAGACCTTGGAATGGATTGATTCCTTCGAGGGGGAGGGCGTCTTGTTCGACATCGGGGCCAATGTCGGGACCTATTCCCTTTACGCTGCGAAGAAGGGCCTGGAGGTGCTCGCCTTCGAGCCGGAGGCCCAGAACTTCGCGGGGCTCAACCGGAATATCGCCGTGAACGGGCTGGACGATAAGATCACGGCCTTGAACGTGGCGCTTTCCGACCGCACGGCGGTGGACCGCCTGCACTTGTCCGCTCTGTCCTTCGCGGCTGCCAACCATTCTCTGGGAGCTTCCGTGGATTTTAATGGGAACCCGAGGTCGGCGGGTTTCCGGCAAGGCATTCTTTCCTATTCTTTGGATGGATTTCTGGAAGCCTTTCCCGTGCCATTCCCAAATTACATCAAGCTGGACGTGGACGGGCTGGAATCGAAAATCGTGGCCGGGGCCCAAAAGACTCTCGCCGATCCGAGACTGCGCTCACTTCTCATCGAGATCAACGAGGCCCTGCCCAAGGATCTGGCGATAGTGGAGACTTTGCGTGGGCTTGGATTCTTAGCTGAGAAGAAGCCGCGCGCCCCCATGCCTGACAGCCAGATCTACGAAAAATTGTTTAATTATGTCTTCCGGCGTAACCGATAA